AAATTAACATGATAATTTTGATTTGGTTTCTGTTTAGCTTATAACCTTATTCAGGTTGGTATGGTTCcaaaaaaaaggataaaaaattaGGTGTATCCTTATTAGTTCAATTTGAACCGAATGGACACCTCTAAATCAACGAATGGAATGAAAAGTGATATAACTGGTCAATAGTGAGATGAAACTAAATTAATACAAAGAAATGGTTTCAAGTGAAATAGGTTCGTTATTAGACTTGTTGGATAGTGAAAAAAGAAATTGTGCCAAATTCAAATGAGAATAACAGTAAGATAAACAAATCTCAATGCATAAAATGATTTATGCTTCTTTTTTGTACCTTGAGATACTCGATAATCATATTTGGCCTGAACTTCATAGTGTGCTCAGACTTTGTTTCTCCACCAGAATTTGATTCCTCAATAAGCTGATTAAGAAGTTTGAGGGCATCACGGTGCATTTCATTGTACTTGTAAAGTTCCAAAAGCACTGTGTACTGACATTTttccataagaaaattttcacaaATCTTCAAGTCACAGTAGTTTGATCCTTTCAGAAGCTCCAATGCACCAGACGGTTGTCCAGTAAGAATCAGAGCTTGGAGAAGAGCAGTGTCGAGTACAGTTGCCATTTCTCTAGCAACAGAGCTGATATGCGTATTACCACGTTtctgagaaagaaaaaaaaaactttcttagATACCAGAAATTCTCTAGCTTGGAGTTAAGTTGCTACTTTTAcaatttaccaacaacctatgttAACATGGACTTGGACTTCAACAAGTATTGTGGCTGGAGCATGATTAAATTGCTTATAGTGATTCAGCATATGCCTGGGAAAAAATCTTTTTGGTATCTTCCAGCTTAGTATGGAAAAAATGTTCTTATAAGTTAAAATTAGGATGGGGTATCTGTGTATGCATCTTTAATGAACATAAATATTGAACATTAAACTGAAACTTAGCAACTGTATCTGTGTATGCATTTGATAGTAAgcatatagtttttttttttttgatgaaaaggCAAATGTATGAATAACCAGCAAAATAGACAATATTGGCCAATAATAGCTACTCATGTCTGATGAAGTGTTAGATCCGAGTAGATGTCCAAGGACCAGTGTCTATTGGTTTGTCTATAAATGATCAACGTGGGAAACTAACAAATGTCTTATGAAATTCCAGATCTTCAAAATCAGTAACACAACATATAAAATCAACCATTTCCTTCAATAAAAGTTAAAGATAATGTGATGCACTTAGTAATTGTATCTGTTCATTGTCCATGCACcttcaaaatattaaattattcataTTGCTTAAAGATTTAACTCCAAGGTTATTCATGACATTCTAGGGACATACACCACTTCATAATATATTATACTAATCTAAGAATTAACTGGTAATCATCAACAGTACTATAAAGAAGAACATATACCTTACTTGAAGCCTTTGACCTATACGGTTCATATGATGATATACTATCCTGCACAACCTCCTCTGTAACCTCAGCTGTAGCCCTTTCAAATATTCCATATCTTTTCTTCTGCAAGAACTTTACGAGAGCCATAAGGGCATTGTGGTTCATTTTCTTATTCTCAAGCATGGGGTTACCAGATTCATTCTGTTGGGATGGTAAAGATGATTCTATCTCATCTGAGGCATCAGATGAAGCCCTTGAGAGAAGAAGCTCATCATTAGAGTCTACAAACTTCTCGAGCACAGGAATCGTATGCAGATTGGGAAGTAGAATTGATGGATACAGTGACAAAACGTATGTTATATCCACTTGTGAAGCCAGAAATTCTTCCATCGCCTCCTCATAGCTCCCATTATCAAATAAATGATGAGCATATCTAGAGAATGACACATAACACGTCATTTCTTAGGAAAAAAATTTTACATGACTTTGTAAAAGACATAACTATGATTACATGTTAGAAATGCAACAGATGTATAATAAAGAATTTTTTTGCATAGTCCAATCTCATAAATGATTTCTTGAGCCACATCCATCCAATTTCTCTGCTAGAATATGGACTTGAAACCTTAATTGACAAATTATCAGTTCAATCtttaagttataatttacttCTTAATTCTTATGTCAAACAACTAACATGCAGTACCACTGTAATAAACTGTAAACATCTCTGAAATTATCTAATAAAAGCACAGGTAATAATATATGACTCAGTTATATCATTATATGATACAACAATAGACTAAACTTTGATGCTTTTCTAAGTGATAGGTAGTGAAAACAAAATTATAATTCTCCAGTCAATTAACATATTAAAGACATGCATTCTTAATGAAAATAAATACCTGATATGTATTGAACTTTCTTTGGAAGCTCTAAGTGATGCATCCTCAGGAGGGAGTAGCTTACACAAAGACAAGGCCTCTTCAAAATTTCCAGAAGCTGTTAATTGTACAATCTGTAACGAGTaatcatttttttcaaaataaaaaaaaataaggatagTGCTGGATTgataaattcaagaaaaaaaaaacttggatAAGTAAGTCATCTGACAAACAAATCATCAAGTGGTGTAACTGTGTAAATCACAACTATTTGGAATTTGCTACATCAATCTTATCCTCTGCCAAACTCATGCAAGCTGTATCGAGAACAATATTCAAATCAATCAAGCCACTTTTCATTCagagaaaaaaaatcaatcaatCTTATCCACCTAAAGAGGATGCAACTTACTAATGTAtatcaagagaaaaaaaaaacttaaatggaaaattttatttcatttattGGAAACATAATCATCATGCATAACCCAGTTTTAGACACTCAAAACCTTTCCTAGGAGAAAATAGAGATTCTATTTGCAGGCAGGTCACATGCTATTAAAATAACTAATCAGGTatataaacttttggtcaagtgCATGAAGCATACCTGTGCACCAAGAGGTACAGGTAGCAGACAATAAACAGCATTGTTTAATGCCGCAATCAAGGAACTGTTGCTCTGAAGAAGCAAGCGTACATCACGAAGACCAACTGTCTGAATCAATGGATAAGGAGCTCTAAGGGACCGTATCTGTAAAAAGTATGATATGTGAGAATCTTGCAAAATCAATAAAACAATTAGCGAGAAATCAGAATAACCTTTCACTTACCTCAATATGCCTTGGTAGACGACCTATTGCATATGGCTTTTGAATAATAACAGAACCTGGTGTCTCGGACCAGCATATCCTGCCATCTTGAAGAAGCTTTCCATTTTGATCGACAAAAACTCCAATGTTATCCTACAGTCATATATAAGTGTGAATAAATTTTGAGTGGAATTAGTAATAATTAATGAAGTCAATCATATGAAGAAATGTGTCTCCATTTCATTGTTATAAATGCGAACAAGATGCATCATAATTCACGATGTAGAAAGCAAATAAGCATAACTGCAAAAACAATTCTCTAAAGAAATAAGTTTACCTTTTCCCACCAATATTCACTTTGACATTTTAGATTATGACATTTTTATTCATGCAGTGGCCAGTGGGTAAGCAGCAAATCGTGGACAAGCAATTGGTCTATTGGTTTGACTCCCCTTCCCCTTTCTTGGTACTAGCTACACCACCATGCAACTCTTAAAAAAGTTACACTTTTGCGTACAGATGTATTCTCCAATGTTTTAATTATGTGCCATAGTAATTATAATCCTGTCATTCTTAGGGACCATCATATTTACAAAAATCTGACATAAGACAAGCAACCAAACATAGATAATTTCAGGTTGACCGACCAAGCAAAAGAGACCCATATGAAACATGCAAGATCATATATAAGCATGGAATCTACAAGAATGTGTACAACAATTGACATTATGAACAACAAGAACAGGCAAAGCACACTGTTTAGAAAAAGGAAGTACTTAAAAAAGGATACGGTACAAATACAAAAGCAGTTGAATGAAATACAAAGGGAAGATGAttcaaaaaaagggaaaaaatctcaaaaaagagtaagaatatatatataaaaaagggaCTAAATGTATAAAAGGAAACACACACGCATGTTACTGAAAAAGACGTGGCAGTAGTAAAATGGATAGATATTAAGTGTATATTTTTCACATCATCCTCAACTTTAGAATATTACCGACAATTGGCACTTGTCATCCTCCTACAACCATAATTTTCCACTTCTTAGGCAAAAGGCATTCTTAGGTCATTAGATCAATGCAGCATTCAGGTGAATCAGCAACAAAATGACAATGGTAAAAGAAGTACATTATTACAGACCAAAATCCAAATGAAgatacaaaattctaaaattaccCATAATAAGGTATGTTCTTGTTATCAAAAATGATTTTGCTAAAACTCTATTTTCGTATGCAAATCAGTACATACATGTTTGAGAAATGAAACAATGTAAAAGAAATCTACTAAATGGGAAAAAAGTAATATACAAAAAAAACCTTTCCAAGAAGCAATTCTTCGGGGGAAAGAGGAGCAACCAATGAAGGAGCAATCCTCCCTGAAGAAAATATCTCTGATAATGCACCAGTGGTACTATTCATTATCATATATTCTCTTCTGACACCGACACATATGTTTTCCCCACACCAAGCCATAGATTTCACTACATCAGGAACACCAAAGTCCTTGATCTCCACAAATTCTCTACCACCTTCAAAAAGAGTTCAGATGGCATCAGTCCTTTATTACGTGCCTATTAAAAGAATGATACAAAAAAAATCAAGACGCCTACTATAAAAAAACATTGAAAAAACTAACAGGCTCCTTTGTGCATGCTTCTATGGGAATCTTAAAAAaaaaggttttccaaagtaaacGCTTCATAATAAAACCACCATAAGTAGATGAATCAATAAGTAAAAATTGGGTGAAATAGAAAAGGGCATGATATCAAAATTGCGTGCAAGAAAGGAGTAAAGATTTACATTCCCACTGTAAAATTAGTAAAAAAGTTTGCCAAAAAATAGTTCTGCTAAGCTTTACCAAAAGCTACTGTTGATACATTATGTCTCTCGCTCTCAGGTTCCAGTTGTAATAAACATTGTCATTTTCTCCAATCCTTATGCTTTATCAATTCAAAGTAGTGAAAATATCTTTATCAAGAAAATCAATCAAGCCTCTTTCTTGATAGCTATTTGATTCAGATTGACAAATAAGCCAAtaaagaaacagaaaaaaaatcatTAGTTTACTATGGAATTTTATTATTATGCAACAATTGAAGCATTTTtgtaaaggaaaaaaaacacaaaaatatgaCTACTTTTAAAAATCAAGCAAGTAAGGTGTAAACACAAGCATTACAAGTGTTAAATAATTGTGCTCACAGCTAAATGGATTATTAAGCTTCACAAAAATCATATAGAGCACACTCATTTTGCATAAGAATTGTTTCTTACAAGTGCGGGCATCAATTAACCAAACTATGACTAATATAAGGACGAGGTTAGGGCAATCAATTTCCGAAAAACAAAGGGCTGCCTCATTCATGAAACCATAACCTTAGATCACCCAATTGACAAATGAAAGTTGGCAACTAGGAAGAAAGTTTGAGAAGGTGGCCGAGTACGCACCATCAAGCCGATAAATTGCGACCCTCTTCTGCCTCCCCACGCAAAGGAATCCTTTGCGGTCATCCCAGCAGAATATATGAGCACCCTTAGTCTTCCCGATCGCCACCACCGTTTCCAGATTGGGGAGCCGGTGGAGGGCGACCCACtccgagagggagaggaggaggtCCCGCGACTGGCACACCTCCATCGCCAGCGGGGCCCGCTTCCAGAACCCCGAGACCGTCCTCTCCAAAACGTAGGCCTCCCTCTGGATCTCTAGGTCGTCCGCCGGCGGCCCATCATCGCCACCACCGTCTCCGGTGGCGGAGGAGGGGGCGTAAATGCGGAGGGAGGAATCAGAGCATCCGAGGAGGATTTTGGAGCCGTAGGCGACGGCAGCATCGATCCTCGCCGACGAGCCCTTGAGGAGCTCCACCGAGTCGTAGGCGCTGTGCACCATCTTCTCTCTCGCTCGCTCGCTCTGTCGCGAAATAATTCTAATAGAGATTAAAGCTTAGAGCTGATAAGATTTCCTCCAAGGGCTTCATCAAGGTCTCGTTACCTGACGGTTTAAAATCGTTAAATCGATCCGAAAGCGGGCGGATCTGTCGTAGAAAGCGAATTGTATCATTCATTATACAGTATCGATTGGATACGATCTCGGCTAATAATGTATATGATTGTCCGTCGTTAATCTCAATAATTAATTACTTGATCATATTTTCCCTTTTAACAAATtatgataataataattaatatctCAATATACGTTTATTTGGAGAAAAtagttttttgataaaaaaaaataaagtaaaggATAATAAAAAAGAAGGAATTATTATTAACATTTAGAAAAATAAGATATCGGTAAAAAAATCTCAATGTAGTAGTCCAAATCaaactttattttattccgcATAGCCTTATTATTATTCCATTACTACCTTGATTATTTATTATGCGACACTCTCGAGTACGTTGCGCAACTCTTCGTTCTCCCGTCGCGGGCTAAATATCGCTATCTCATTTCCTCTATTGAACTTGACCCTCCGAGCCTCCTCCCTTGAGATGCGGTAGGAGTTCATCAGCACCTCCACCGGGATTCCTCGAAGAAGCGATGCTTTACCCACAATATGGCTCGCCAACGCATTCTCGTTGGTCTTGAATGAAATCCACTCAAACTGCTCGCTCTGTGCCTTCTTGACTACTACGTGTTGCTGTGGGACCACCAACAGCTGCCCTTGCCGGAGCTCGCCGTCGAACACGGTTCGACCTCGGTGGCCCACCACCTGCAAGCGACCACTTCCCCTTACCACGTACATGATACTGTGAGCATTGATATTCCAGTGAGGTGGTTGAATTGCATTCTGCATAGTAGTACAATTAAGAGACAAGAGATCAGAAAATTAGCTAGATGTCAGTGTTTAAATGCTTATAGTAACGATGTGAATGATCGATATATATACCCGTCGAAGAACTCCTCTTTCAGCGCTGAGTTGGATGAACCGAAGGATGGGAAGCTTTTGGATGTTGAGGCTCGTGAGTCTTCCAGCGCGTGGATTGTAGTAGTCGGCGAGAGAGGGATTGGCAATGTTTTGTCTGTTCTTGAGGGTGCAGTAGGTTTCCTCCAGTCCATTCTCTCGTGTCTCTTCGCTTTCCTCTCTCTCTTGCTCTCGAGCTTCCTGCTCGGCACGCCTCTGCGGTTCCAACGTTTGTAGCCCTTTCTCCACGCGAACAATGTCGCCTCTGTTGTCGTCGTTTAGATTTTGAATCTTCCTCGCGACTTCCTTGTCGACTCCCAGAGCCTCAGCCAGGAGCTCGAGTTCGAAGCCGCTCAGGAGGTTATTCCCCTTCTGTTGCTGGATTCTCTCCTCTGCCGGTGCGCTTTGCTCTTGGGATCGTCTCTCTCTACCCGCCAATAGAAATTGCTAAACGCacatattaattattaattaaaatcgtattatgataaattatagtaAATTGCTAATTTAAATCGAACTGACTCTGTGTTGGCGATCGAGTTGGTTGGCGTTGCTGCTCGTGTCGGCGACAGCGATTGCGATGATAGGAACTTCACCGTTATTGTAGACCCAATTAGCGACGCCGGCAGGGTATGCGAGAACATCGCCCTCGCGGAAGAATTGAACCTTTTGGTGTTCGTCCCTGAAACGTTGGCTCTGGCTTTCGACTTCCTCTTCCCATTGTTGCTCGAAACTTTGTCGCAGAGATTGGAATGACTCTGGGCAACCAGGAATCACGGTTCCTGAGATACCTCTGCCTGCACATTTAATTTGCACGTATATATATACTATCAATGAAGACGGCAATTCAATGTCATGGTATATAAATACTTGTaataaaagaagacaaaccttgGATTATGTAGACGAGTTTAGGGGCATTGGAGTAGTAAGGCAAGACGAGGCCTCTTGGTTGAATGGTGCGCCGGTAGGCGACTACGCCG
This genomic window from Zingiber officinale cultivar Zhangliang unplaced genomic scaffold, Zo_v1.1 ctg54, whole genome shotgun sequence contains:
- the LOC122037490 gene encoding cocosin 1-like, which gives rise to MANSTALLLLSLALCFLPSLAQFSFGQQGSGQPLLSQRRLGYRSQCQLERLAALEPTRRVPSEAGFTEYFDQFHEQLQCAGVVAYRRTIQPRGLVLPYYSNAPKLVYIIQGRGISGTVIPGCPESFQSLRQSFEQQWEEEVESQSQRFRDEHQKVQFFREGDVLAYPAGVANWVYNNGEVPIIAIAVADTSSNANQLDRQHRQFLLAGRERRSQEQSAPAEERIQQQKGNNLLSGFELELLAEALGVDKEVARKIQNLNDDNRGDIVRVEKGLQTLEPQRRAEQEAREQEREESEETRENGLEETYCTLKNRQNIANPSLADYYNPRAGRLTSLNIQKLPILRFIQLSAERGVLRRNAIQPPHWNINAHSIMYVVRGSGRLQVVGHRGRTVFDGELRQGQLLVVPQQHVVVKKAQSEQFEWISFKTNENALASHIVGKASLLRGIPVEVLMNSYRISREEARRVKFNRGNEIAIFSPRRENEELRNVLESVA
- the LOC122037487 gene encoding vacuolar sorting protein 39 isoform X2, with amino-acid sequence MAWCGENICVGVRREYMIMNSTTGALSEIFSSGRIAPSLVAPLSPEELLLGKDNIGVFVDQNGKLLQDGRICWSETPGSVIIQKPYAIGRLPRHIEIRSLRAPYPLIQTVGLRDVRLLLQSNSSLIAALNNAVYCLLPVPLGAQIVQLTASGNFEEALSLCKLLPPEDASLRASKESSIHIRYAHHLFDNGSYEEAMEEFLASQVDITYVLSLYPSILLPNLHTIPVLEKFVDSNDELLLSRASSDASDEIESSLPSQQNESGNPMLENKKMNHNALMALVKFLQKKRYGIFERATAEVTEEVVQDSISSYEPYRSKASSKKRGNTHISSVAREMATVLDTALLQALILTGQPSGALELLKGSNYCDLKICENFLMEKCQYTVLLELYKYNEMHRDALKLLNQLIEESNSGGETKSEHTMKFRPNMIIEYLKPLCRTDPMIVLEFSMNVLESCPTETIELFLSGNVPAELVNSYLKQNAPNMQSTYLELMLSMSENAINPKLQNELVHLYLSEVVDWFKDLKEQQKWDEKLYSPTRKKLLSALDNISGYNADDLLKRLPIDALYEERAILLGRLNQHQLALSLYVHKLQLPELALSYCDHVYDTALQQPSRANANIYLTLLQIYLNPRRAIKELEQRTASPFTGISQSPGIQKSGYAKTKMSRQSKKIVEIERADDMRISLSGTDSSRSDGDVDEVIDEGDSIMLKEALDLLGQRWDRINGAQALRVLPRDIKLQDLLPFLKPLLRKSTERRQNSSVIKNLTFNENLQVKEELYNCRRAILKVDADSMCSLCNKRIGSSVFAVYPNGKTLVHFVCFRDSQSIKAVRGPTSTRRK
- the LOC122037487 gene encoding vacuolar sorting protein 39 isoform X1, with amino-acid sequence MVHSAYDSVELLKGSSARIDAAVAYGSKILLGCSDSSLRIYAPSSATGDGGGDDGPPADDLEIQREAYVLERTVSGFWKRAPLAMEVCQSRDLLLSLSEWVALHRLPNLETVVAIGKTKGAHIFCWDDRKGFLCVGRQKRVAIYRLDGGREFVEIKDFGVPDVVKSMAWCGENICVGVRREYMIMNSTTGALSEIFSSGRIAPSLVAPLSPEELLLGKDNIGVFVDQNGKLLQDGRICWSETPGSVIIQKPYAIGRLPRHIEIRSLRAPYPLIQTVGLRDVRLLLQSNSSLIAALNNAVYCLLPVPLGAQIVQLTASGNFEEALSLCKLLPPEDASLRASKESSIHIRYAHHLFDNGSYEEAMEEFLASQVDITYVLSLYPSILLPNLHTIPVLEKFVDSNDELLLSRASSDASDEIESSLPSQQNESGNPMLENKKMNHNALMALVKFLQKKRYGIFERATAEVTEEVVQDSISSYEPYRSKASSKKRGNTHISSVAREMATVLDTALLQALILTGQPSGALELLKGSNYCDLKICENFLMEKCQYTVLLELYKYNEMHRDALKLLNQLIEESNSGGETKSEHTMKFRPNMIIEYLKPLCRTDPMIVLEFSMNVLESCPTETIELFLSGNVPAELVNSYLKQNAPNMQSTYLELMLSMSENAINPKLQNELVHLYLSEVVDWFKDLKEQQKWDEKLYSPTRKKLLSALDNISGYNADDLLKRLPIDALYEERAILLGRLNQHQLALSLYVHKLQLPELALSYCDHVYDTALQQPSRANANIYLTLLQIYLNPRRAIKELEQRTASPFTGISQSPGIQKSGYAKTKMSRQSKKIVEIERADDMRISLSGTDSSRSDGDVDEVIDEGDSIMLKEALDLLGQRWDRINGAQALRVLPRDIKLQDLLPFLKPLLRKSTERRQNSSVIKNLTFNENLQVKEELYNCRRAILKVDADSMCSLCNKRIGSSVFAVYPNGKTLVHFVCFRDSQSIKAVRGPTSTRRK